The following coding sequences are from one Wenzhouxiangella sp. AB-CW3 window:
- a CDS encoding acyl-CoA dehydrogenase family protein, which produces MQSDHLPEELPDMDFTPSAKAQEIAGALDRFMLDEVEPVEADCLRDFNAMDYPWQVSPVVEGLKQKARLAGLWNLFLPDDELAQGLANLDYAPLAERMGRSLIAPEIFNCNAPDTGNMEVLYHYGSDEQKSQWLEPLLAGEIRSAFCMTEPGVASSDATNMEATASIEGEEVVLNGRKWWSTGIGHPNCKVVIFMGLTDAHADRHYRHSMVLVPLDTPGVKIERMLNAMGYHDAPLGHGEVSFSNVRLPVSAIIAGPGKGFEIAQGRLGPGRIHHCMRLIGLAEMALERACRRALEREAFGRPLAKLGGNAERIAQARIAIEQARLLVLKAAWSLDHRGITRSMSEVSQIKAAVPSMAQDVIDLAMQLHGGGGLSDDYPLAAAWTAARALRLADGPDEVHRALVARLELRGYR; this is translated from the coding sequence ATGCAGAGCGACCATCTGCCCGAGGAGCTGCCCGACATGGATTTCACACCCTCAGCCAAGGCACAGGAGATTGCCGGGGCGTTGGACCGCTTCATGCTCGACGAAGTGGAGCCGGTCGAGGCGGATTGTCTGCGTGATTTCAACGCAATGGACTATCCCTGGCAGGTCTCGCCGGTAGTAGAGGGGCTCAAGCAGAAAGCCCGTTTAGCGGGGCTCTGGAATCTTTTTCTGCCCGATGACGAGCTGGCGCAGGGGCTGGCCAACCTGGACTATGCGCCGCTGGCCGAGCGCATGGGACGTTCGCTGATTGCGCCGGAGATCTTCAACTGCAATGCCCCGGACACCGGCAACATGGAAGTGCTCTACCACTACGGCAGTGACGAGCAGAAATCGCAATGGCTGGAACCCTTGCTGGCCGGCGAAATCCGGTCAGCCTTTTGCATGACCGAGCCGGGCGTGGCCTCTTCGGACGCCACCAACATGGAGGCCACTGCCAGCATCGAAGGGGAAGAGGTGGTGCTCAACGGGCGCAAGTGGTGGTCGACCGGAATTGGCCATCCCAATTGCAAGGTGGTGATCTTCATGGGGCTGACCGACGCCCATGCCGATCGTCATTATCGCCACTCCATGGTACTGGTGCCCCTGGATACGCCGGGAGTGAAGATTGAGCGCATGCTCAATGCCATGGGGTATCACGATGCCCCGCTGGGTCATGGCGAGGTGAGTTTCAGCAATGTTCGGCTGCCGGTCTCGGCCATCATTGCCGGGCCCGGCAAGGGCTTCGAGATCGCCCAGGGGCGGTTGGGCCCCGGACGAATCCATCACTGCATGCGCCTGATCGGGCTGGCGGAAATGGCGCTGGAGCGGGCCTGCCGCAGGGCGCTGGAGCGCGAGGCGTTCGGTCGGCCGCTGGCAAAACTCGGCGGCAACGCCGAACGTATCGCCCAGGCGCGCATTGCCATCGAACAGGCCCGGCTGCTGGTGCTCAAGGCCGCCTGGTCGCTGGATCATCGCGGCATCACCCGGTCGATGAGCGAAGTCTCTCAGATCAAGGCGGCGGTGCCGTCCATGGCCCAGGACGTGATTGATCTGGCCATGCAGTTGCATGGTGGTGGCGGATTGTCGGATGACTATCCACTGGCCGCGGCCTGGACAGCGGCCCGCGCACTGAGACTGGCCGACGGTCCGGACGAGGTACACCGAGCGTTGGTGGCCCGGCTGGAACTGCGGGGGTATCGCTGA
- a CDS encoding M12 family metallo-peptidase — MVITYSLRTLLLLFLFVAGPLWSQANEDTELKAFSLADTSMHERAADARLTLQAFDKRFVLELVPNESLWSPQEAARRDQVLRDGRNAFYRGRLADNPRSWARINRIGDTLTGMFSDGTDLYMIDRARGFLLPDERRIEPDRTIAFRLKDLSAGWRIDDGGIEHHHEPAETDELADPPGHRPSTRGSPNRSGADFAAYMVPVTIVTDVEFGDEYGADTGAVVAGRMNFIDGIYESQVGTGIMLWHHETLEDNGSLTGTSLREFQEFMSSDDGSNIPFEGQAHLVTGRAITNAAGMAYVGVTCSTDWGVGVNEGLWSDTISALILAHELGHNFGARHDDSSHCPSGTEAGIMNSMINVSNQTFSQCSLDAMQPRLENATCLQRNPGLLFQDRFQPAHGNSG, encoded by the coding sequence ATGGTCATCACGTATTCGCTGCGCACCCTGCTCCTGCTGTTCCTGTTTGTGGCAGGACCACTATGGAGCCAGGCCAACGAAGACACCGAACTGAAAGCCTTCAGCCTTGCTGACACCTCCATGCATGAACGCGCAGCCGATGCCCGATTGACACTTCAAGCGTTCGACAAGCGATTCGTGTTGGAGCTTGTGCCCAATGAATCGCTTTGGTCGCCGCAAGAAGCAGCGCGCAGGGACCAGGTGCTGCGCGATGGACGAAACGCCTTTTACCGGGGGCGGCTGGCGGACAATCCGCGCTCGTGGGCGCGAATCAACCGCATTGGCGACACGCTCACCGGCATGTTTTCCGATGGCACGGATCTCTACATGATCGACCGGGCCAGGGGTTTTCTGCTGCCGGACGAGCGCAGGATTGAACCCGATCGCACCATAGCCTTTCGCCTGAAAGATCTGTCTGCCGGTTGGCGCATCGATGACGGGGGCATCGAGCACCATCATGAGCCCGCCGAAACGGACGAATTGGCAGACCCGCCCGGTCACCGACCATCGACGCGTGGATCCCCGAATAGGTCGGGAGCGGACTTTGCCGCCTACATGGTGCCGGTGACCATCGTCACAGATGTTGAGTTCGGAGATGAATACGGCGCCGACACAGGGGCCGTTGTAGCGGGCAGAATGAACTTTATCGATGGAATCTATGAAAGCCAGGTGGGTACCGGAATCATGCTCTGGCACCATGAAACGCTGGAGGACAACGGCTCGTTGACCGGGACCAGCCTGCGTGAATTCCAGGAATTCATGTCCTCGGACGATGGCAGCAACATTCCCTTCGAGGGCCAGGCTCACCTAGTGACTGGTCGAGCGATCACCAATGCCGCGGGCATGGCCTATGTCGGTGTAACCTGCAGCACGGACTGGGGAGTCGGAGTCAACGAGGGTCTATGGAGCGATACCATTAGCGCCCTGATACTGGCTCACGAGCTGGGCCACAATTTCGGGGCACGGCACGACGATTCATCGCACTGCCCCAGTGGCACTGAGGCAGGCATCATGAACTCGATGATCAACGTCTCAAATCAAACCTTTTCTCAATGCAGCCTGGATGCAATGCAGCCCAGGCTCGAGAACGCCACTTGCCTGCAACGCAATCCCGGCTTGCTGTTTCAGGATCGCTTTCAACCGGCCCACGGAAACTCAGGCTGA
- the typA gene encoding translational GTPase TypA: MLMKLRNIAIIAHVDHGKTTLVDQLLRQSGEFAAHERVEERVMDSEDQERERGITILAKNTAITWRDWRINIVDTPGHADFGGEVERVLSMVDSVLLLVDAVDGPMPQTRFVTQKAFAMGFRPIVVINKVDRPGARPDWVLNQTFDLFDKLGASDEQLDFPVIYASAINGYAGTEQDVSDGDLLPLFETLVEHVPAPSVDPEGPFQMQVSSLAYSSYVGLIGIGRIQRGRVKPNQPVKVVDRDGNTRSGKVLQVLGFKGLKREEVPEASAGDIIGISGIEEIGISDTLCDPSTVEALPALTVDEPTIHMTFQVNDSPFAGREGKYLTSRQLRARLLREASHNVALQVSETGDPDQFDVAGRGELHLAVLIEAMRREGYELAVSRPRVRKREGEDGSIQEPWEQVVLDLEEDFQGAVMQAMGERKAQLQDMQSDGRGRVRLDYIAPARGLIGFQSAYRTMTSGTGLFFRVFDHWGAATERVAERSNGTLITMENGTTVAFALFNLQDRGKLFIGPGEDVYEGQIIGLHVRENDLIVNPMKGKKLTNIRAAGKDDAVQLVPPNRMTLEQALEFINDDELVEVTPENIRLRKRLLKEHERKRASRSGDQSSA, from the coding sequence TTGTTGATGAAGCTTCGCAATATCGCCATCATTGCCCATGTCGACCACGGCAAGACCACCCTGGTCGACCAGCTGCTGCGCCAGTCCGGCGAGTTCGCCGCCCATGAGCGCGTCGAGGAGCGCGTCATGGACTCCGAGGACCAGGAGCGCGAGCGCGGCATCACCATCCTGGCCAAGAATACGGCCATTACCTGGCGAGACTGGCGCATCAACATCGTCGACACCCCCGGGCACGCGGACTTCGGCGGCGAGGTGGAGCGCGTGTTGTCCATGGTCGATTCGGTGCTGCTGCTGGTCGATGCGGTCGACGGCCCCATGCCGCAGACCCGCTTTGTCACGCAGAAGGCCTTCGCCATGGGGTTTCGGCCCATCGTCGTGATCAACAAGGTAGACCGGCCGGGTGCGCGTCCGGACTGGGTGCTCAACCAGACCTTCGACCTGTTTGACAAGCTGGGTGCGAGCGACGAGCAGCTCGATTTTCCGGTGATCTACGCCTCGGCCATCAATGGTTATGCCGGCACCGAACAGGATGTGAGTGATGGCGACCTGTTGCCGCTGTTTGAAACCCTGGTCGAGCATGTGCCGGCACCGTCGGTCGATCCCGAAGGCCCGTTCCAGATGCAGGTCTCCTCGCTGGCCTACTCCAGCTATGTCGGACTGATCGGTATCGGTCGCATACAGCGGGGCCGGGTCAAGCCGAATCAGCCGGTCAAGGTCGTGGATCGCGATGGCAACACACGCTCCGGCAAGGTGTTGCAGGTACTGGGATTCAAGGGCTTGAAGCGAGAAGAAGTGCCGGAAGCGTCGGCTGGCGACATCATCGGGATCTCCGGCATCGAGGAAATCGGTATTTCCGATACGCTGTGTGATCCGTCCACGGTCGAGGCCCTGCCGGCATTGACGGTCGACGAGCCCACCATTCATATGACCTTCCAGGTCAACGATTCACCTTTCGCCGGCCGTGAAGGCAAGTACCTGACCAGCCGACAGCTACGAGCCCGACTGCTGCGCGAGGCCAGCCACAATGTGGCGCTGCAGGTGTCGGAAACAGGTGACCCCGATCAGTTTGACGTAGCCGGCCGTGGTGAACTGCACCTGGCCGTGCTGATCGAGGCCATGCGCCGTGAGGGTTATGAGCTGGCGGTCTCGCGCCCACGAGTTCGCAAGCGCGAGGGCGAAGACGGCTCGATCCAGGAGCCGTGGGAGCAGGTCGTGCTGGATCTGGAGGAGGACTTCCAGGGTGCCGTCATGCAGGCCATGGGCGAGCGCAAGGCCCAGCTGCAGGACATGCAGTCCGACGGTCGGGGCAGGGTGCGGCTGGATTACATCGCGCCCGCGCGCGGCCTGATTGGTTTCCAGAGCGCCTATCGCACGATGACTTCAGGCACCGGTCTGTTCTTCCGTGTCTTCGATCATTGGGGTGCAGCCACAGAGCGTGTGGCCGAGCGCTCCAACGGGACCCTGATCACCATGGAAAACGGCACCACGGTGGCATTTGCCCTGTTCAACCTGCAGGATCGCGGCAAGCTGTTCATCGGCCCCGGCGAGGATGTCTATGAGGGCCAGATCATCGGACTGCATGTCCGCGAAAACGACTTGATCGTCAATCCGATGAAGGGCAAGAAGCTGACCAATATCCGTGCTGCCGGCAAGGACGATGCCGTGCAACTGGTACCGCCCAACCGGATGACGCTGGAGCAGGCACTGGAGTTCATCAACGATGATGAGCTGGTCGAAGTCACGCCTGAAAACATCCGCCTGCGCAAGCGTCTTCTGAAGGAGCATGAACGCAAGCGCGCCAGCCGTTCCGGCGATCAGTCCTCAGCCTGA
- a CDS encoding collagen binding domain-containing protein: protein MLTNVNKGASPALILLALTFQLTSVFADDTATLSGVITASGPNGPVEGATVFIGNIDQPMPPLKETTTNAAGEWSAEVEFNGQPELTVVVEAAGPEHAPNRHGGSVDFDCYFNCGGGDGEFTIQPEETYTGLDISLEPGGRFSGTVTRSSDGQPLENAMVRILSPDALHALRSPHFRGFSDETGAYESTLAIAPGDYHLTAHPGHGDNYVIQAWQDYSCQLEECPILDTDAIEITAGNVTDDLDFALKDGATVSGTLLPDDIDRVVRLYDGSGLMLGSYFFESWQSNEDQWEFTGLAGGSYYVELSPMLSSEPWLRVLHNGLLCPFSGCDRATGSPLVIPSGASLTLPEITLESGGQIDGELIDADTGQAPVIAGENSLGTYDIVSDDGTVVGGGSILVDDGDVLLWPSAALPDGEYYVRTYSTFFGDGIGYRRLTGDSSTGYLPGYVDAMYPDVACAGVKCDLSAAETVSVTDGEITTITIELSTGSSITGSIVDDATDEPIPNAIVRVLSANNETLATVYTDEDGEFLVGGFPDGEYYLRTSMSSSPGLGDTGPQLPYFDHLYGSTSPCSEQLCNAVDGTAINLTGDDAGPFELRVDQGPVISGRITAQPSGLQLSNGQVEVYDSNGAFVGSYRVNPTTGKYQTTALPPGDYTLVPIVSPAYTSVSAGGGSGTVSATSTSTSPGSMDAPLSSDGFVVSIDTEDVSADLPVIDMGIDRIFDSQFEADD, encoded by the coding sequence ATGCTCACAAATGTCAACAAGGGGGCTTCACCTGCCCTAATACTACTCGCTCTGACGTTTCAGCTTACCAGTGTTTTTGCCGACGACACCGCTACACTCTCCGGCGTGATCACCGCCTCGGGCCCAAATGGTCCTGTCGAGGGCGCCACCGTGTTCATTGGCAATATCGATCAGCCCATGCCACCCCTGAAGGAAACCACCACCAACGCAGCCGGTGAGTGGAGCGCGGAAGTCGAGTTCAACGGCCAGCCCGAGTTGACCGTGGTCGTGGAAGCAGCCGGACCGGAGCACGCCCCGAATCGCCACGGCGGCTCGGTTGATTTCGATTGTTACTTCAATTGTGGTGGTGGTGACGGCGAGTTCACCATCCAGCCGGAAGAGACCTACACCGGGCTGGACATCAGTCTTGAGCCCGGAGGCCGCTTTAGTGGCACGGTCACCCGCAGCAGCGACGGCCAGCCGCTTGAGAACGCCATGGTCAGGATCCTGTCCCCCGATGCACTGCACGCGCTACGCAGTCCGCACTTTCGTGGCTTCAGCGACGAAACCGGAGCCTACGAAAGCACTCTGGCCATTGCGCCGGGAGATTACCACCTCACGGCCCACCCCGGCCATGGCGACAACTATGTCATCCAGGCCTGGCAGGACTACTCGTGTCAGCTTGAAGAATGCCCGATACTCGACACCGACGCCATCGAGATTACAGCTGGCAACGTCACGGACGATCTGGATTTTGCTCTGAAGGATGGCGCCACGGTTTCCGGCACACTGTTACCGGACGATATCGACCGGGTGGTCCGGCTCTACGACGGTAGCGGATTAATGCTCGGCAGTTACTTCTTCGAGTCATGGCAATCGAACGAGGACCAGTGGGAGTTCACCGGACTGGCCGGCGGAAGCTACTACGTGGAACTCAGCCCAATGCTCTCGTCCGAACCATGGCTCAGAGTGCTGCACAATGGCTTGCTTTGCCCTTTCTCCGGTTGCGACCGAGCCACGGGTTCTCCCCTGGTAATTCCATCCGGAGCCTCCCTGACCCTGCCCGAAATCACCCTGGAGTCCGGGGGGCAGATCGATGGCGAACTGATCGATGCCGACACCGGCCAGGCGCCGGTGATCGCCGGCGAGAACTCCCTGGGCACATATGACATCGTTTCCGACGATGGCACCGTGGTTGGAGGCGGCTCCATTTTGGTGGATGACGGCGATGTGCTGCTGTGGCCCTCGGCTGCCCTGCCGGACGGGGAATACTACGTGCGCACCTACAGTACCTTTTTCGGAGACGGAATCGGATATCGGAGACTGACCGGCGATTCGAGCACCGGATATCTGCCTGGCTACGTCGATGCCATGTACCCCGATGTCGCTTGCGCAGGAGTGAAATGCGACCTGTCCGCCGCTGAGACGGTATCGGTCACCGATGGAGAAATCACCACCATCACCATCGAGCTGTCAACCGGTAGCAGCATTACGGGCAGTATCGTCGATGATGCAACCGATGAGCCCATCCCCAACGCAATCGTCCGCGTGCTGTCGGCAAACAACGAAACGCTTGCCACCGTGTACACCGATGAGGATGGAGAGTTTCTCGTGGGCGGCTTTCCGGACGGCGAGTACTATCTCAGAACATCCATGTCCAGCAGCCCGGGTCTTGGCGACACCGGACCGCAGCTCCCATACTTCGACCACCTTTACGGCAGCACATCCCCCTGCTCCGAGCAGCTGTGCAACGCGGTCGACGGCACCGCCATCAACCTCACCGGCGATGATGCAGGTCCCTTCGAGCTGCGAGTCGATCAGGGGCCGGTGATCAGCGGACGCATCACGGCTCAACCCAGCGGACTGCAACTGAGCAATGGTCAGGTCGAGGTGTACGACAGCAACGGCGCATTCGTCGGCAGCTATCGGGTCAACCCGACTACTGGAAAGTACCAGACTACCGCCCTGCCCCCCGGAGACTACACACTGGTTCCGATCGTTTCGCCTGCCTATACATCCGTTTCCGCGGGTGGCGGGTCAGGCACGGTCTCGGCCACGAGCACCAGTACATCTCCCGGCAGCATGGACGCTCCTTTGAGCTCGGACGGATTTGTCGTTTCCATCGATACGGAGGATGTCAGTGCGGACCTGCCGGTCATCGATATGGGAATCGACCGCATCTTCGACAGCCAGTTTGAAGCAGACGACTGA
- a CDS encoding succinylglutamate desuccinylase/aspartoacylase family protein, which translates to MPTRASRNTNNPITIGGVTVNPGERHSIDLEVGRLYTHSPTTMPVQVLCGKRDGPVLFVSAAIHGDELNGVEIIRRLLKVPALKRIRGTLIAVPIVNLHGFISLSRYFPDRRDLNRSFPGSEKGSMAARVANLFMTEIVSQCTHGIDLHTGAVHRTNLPQIRANLDDPVTLELARAFGTPLILNSALRDGSLRGAAQDHDIPILLYEAGEALRFDEISIRGGVEGIIRVMRMLGMLPKTRRKAPRDPAVARSSSWIRAPQSGLFRAYAHLGDRIAKDETVLGAISDPFGESEQEISAPFSGIVIGRLNLPLVNEGDALFHIARFHRTDIAHERVGDYTETLEADDFPYGDS; encoded by the coding sequence GTGCCCACGCGAGCGTCCCGAAACACGAACAACCCGATCACGATCGGCGGGGTGACCGTCAACCCCGGCGAACGTCACAGCATCGACCTGGAAGTCGGTCGCCTGTATACGCACTCCCCGACCACCATGCCGGTGCAGGTCCTGTGTGGCAAGCGGGACGGGCCCGTGCTGTTTGTCAGTGCCGCCATTCATGGCGATGAACTCAACGGTGTGGAAATCATCCGCCGACTGCTCAAGGTGCCGGCGCTCAAGCGCATCAGGGGCACCCTGATCGCAGTGCCCATCGTCAACCTGCACGGATTTATCAGCCTGTCACGCTATTTTCCCGACCGGCGCGATCTCAACCGCAGCTTTCCCGGCTCGGAGAAGGGCTCCATGGCCGCCCGCGTTGCCAATCTGTTCATGACCGAAATCGTCAGCCAGTGCACGCACGGCATCGATTTGCACACGGGTGCCGTGCATCGAACCAACCTGCCCCAGATCCGGGCCAACCTGGACGATCCGGTCACGCTGGAACTGGCACGCGCCTTCGGCACACCGCTGATTCTCAATTCCGCCCTGCGCGACGGGTCACTGCGCGGTGCCGCGCAGGATCATGACATCCCCATCCTGCTCTACGAAGCCGGCGAGGCGCTGCGTTTTGACGAGATCTCGATTCGTGGCGGCGTCGAGGGCATCATCCGCGTCATGCGCATGCTTGGCATGCTGCCAAAGACACGCAGGAAAGCACCCCGGGATCCGGCCGTGGCCCGCTCCAGCAGCTGGATTCGAGCACCCCAGAGCGGCCTGTTCCGCGCCTACGCGCACCTGGGTGACCGGATCGCAAAAGACGAGACCGTGCTCGGGGCAATCTCCGATCCCTTTGGCGAATCCGAGCAAGAGATATCAGCGCCGTTTTCAGGCATCGTAATTGGCCGGCTGAATCTCCCGCTGGTCAATGAGGGTGATGCCCTCTTTCACATCGCCCGCTTCCACCGCACCGATATCGCCCACGAACGTGTCGGCG